ACCTGCAAGGTTTATTGTCCTGTGCAAACTCTGAGCTAATCCTTCCGTGAGAGATGTTTTGTGGGTCTGTGTCATCGTGTCTGAGTGGTAAAGGGAAACTTTCACCTAAATGGTCTCTGCCTTATTCTAGATGAATtttggagaaattctttgctatggACCCTTCAGAGAGGTTCAGTTCCTCAGCTTCTGCCTTTTGACACATTCCTGCTTTACATTCACAATGTTATTCCCATATTGAACCAGTGCTTGACCTGTTAATTCCTATGGAAGTCTCACCTCTTTTTTTGCTTATACTCTTCCCTTTACCGTTTCTACCCCACTAATCCCAAGCCTTTTAAAGGAGATGTGTAAGAGAAGGCCTGCCTTCTCTTTACTCCACCTTAGGCATTGCCAGCACTTGTCCTTTTGCTTGATGGACATTTCTAAACATGCAGGATTTAACCTAATCGCACTGTTGGCAGCTTGGAACCTACCAAACCATACCCTGGGAATTCAAGCTTTTCAACAGCCACTCGGTTTTCCTGACGAGCCGAGAAGCTTCAACTGGAAGGGGAAATCACTCTTAATGAAGCTGTTCCTTCCAGTAGTTTAGTCAGTCAAATTCATCCCTGAGATTCTCTCCGCTCCCTTAGGTCACTTTCTGCTTTGGAAGCAACTTGGGATGATGGTGTTAGATGATCCAGCCTGTATCTAGTGTCATCCACCTGCCAGTGGGCTTCCAGAGACATCACTTTGTACTGGAggagctacttttttttttttaaggccccTTCTCATTGAAAGCTAGGGAAGTTTGGGTCCCTTAGTCACATAGTGATTCATCTGGTCCGTCTTTCAACTGCCTAAAGTTAGCTGGCTGATCTCAGCTGCTCATCTCATCTACCTCTGTAGTCAAGAGAAACAAACTCCTCCAGAGGGCGATTCATCCCACCTCTGTGAGACGTTTCTCTCGGTCTAGACTGCTTGCTTAGCTGGCTGGCTGGCATTCGGGTGGGTGAAGGAGGTGAGAGGAATGCCCCTTAGTCACTCCTGAAAAATGTGCTTCTGAGCTGGTTTTTCTTACATGGAATTGCAGTGAGGACATGCAATTCACTTCTCTTCAAACTGCAAAATGGACTTGAAAACAGCCCCTGTGATGAATCGGCTTTATATGGGATTCTCACCTCATTCCTCTCATTCCTGAAATTGCTTAGGTGAAAGGCACTTGTTTTATGGTCCTTTGATCCAACTTAATCATGTTCAAACAAGTGAGTCATGACATTTGTATAATGGGGTCCATTGCCCCAGCTACAAAGTCTGTTCAAATGTAAATGTCAGGCCTCTTAGTTTAGAGCTGTTGTTTTGCTGatgccaccccatccctggagtctGTTTCACTTCCCTGTTTATCTGGAAATTACATAAAGGCATTGAAGCTTTGTTGCTGGTGGTTTCAGACAAGTCAGTGGGTGCCCTGTATTTGTAATTACATCGTGAATATTCATGACTGAGGAAAACAAATCTGTTATTCTTCTTCTGATTGGATTGTAGCAACCAGATGAACTTTGTGAATGGGGTGTGCAGCAAGGAGGACATCAAAGAGGCCAGCAGGCTCCTGATCCGTAAACTCTACCTGCTAATGCAAAACCTGGGCCCGCTTCCCAACGACATTACCCTGACCATGAAACTCCTCTACTACAACGATGGTAGGTGGAGGACGGTGTGTGCTGGGGGGAAGAAttcccttcccttcagtttctgTGCTAATTATGAGCCCCTGTAAAGTAAGTAAAGCATAGAAAGGTGAAATGGTGTAAGCTGTTAACTGAGAACAGTGAGAAATGGTGTAAAGCATAGTAAAGCCTTCTGACACACAGGGATGGCAGAAGCTTTTTTAGAAGGGGTTGAACACCTGTGTAAGAAGCACAGCCATGCCGTGTGAAAGGAGATGTCCTCCTTCacaggttttgtgtttggttttttaaggaACAGGCATCCTGCGTTTGTCAGGTTCTGCTCCAGAAAGTTGAGCACATTAATGGTTATCTCAGCATCCTAAAGTTGTTATTTCTTTGAGCTCCCTGATAACATTTGCTCAGcttatttttatctttgcattctctcccttcttcctgaaaaaaaaacaaccccagaatATTTTTAGTAGTTGATGTTGTTACTTGGGGCTGGTATACACTTGTTCTTTACAAATCAGATTAAGGAGGGATGGAACTTGATTTCTCTGACATCAGCGGGTTCTTTCTCCCTGTGCAGTAACTCCCAAAGATTACCAGCCCCCAGGCTTTAAGGAGGATGGCAGCCACGGTGACCTCTTTTTTGATGGCGAACCTGTCAACCTGAGAGTAGGGTCAGTCTCCACTGGGTTCCACGTCATGAAAGTGAGAGTgacaactgaaaagaaaagaatgggGACAGTTGAAAGCAACCTGATCCAGAAGAATGGACCTACTGAGATCTCCCATCAAGGGTTAGActgtgatgaagaggaagaggaggggggcaCAAAGGTATAGAAACAGCTCTGTTCTGTTCTTGCTGGAGGAATGGAGTTTATCCGGCAAAACTCTGCTAAAAACCATTTTCTCAGAATCCTAGTTTAGTAAGGGTTTCAGCTTGTGTAGGGCAGCAGCGCTGCAGCAAATTGGACACTGAGCCTGGAATTCCGTAGACATAAAGGGAATTTCCATCCATACCCACTGACATACTGATGCTAGTATGTTCACCCAGAAGGCGGCAGTGATTCTACAGAGAGACACAGCACATACGTGTGCACACAGAcaacacatgtgtgtgcacacacacatgcacttatacacagacatgcacaaaatggagaaaattacAGAGTTTTGCATTTCCACTTGGTGTTTCTCAGGACTAAGCCATGTTCCACTGTGTAGTTAGGTGGGATTCTTTCCACTTACCTCTAGCCATCTGAAATTATACTCTGTGTCTAATGTCTCTAGGGCCCCCTCTGCGCTTAGTGGAGGAGGAGGCATCTTTAGCAGGAAATTCAGATAAttcagggttgttcagcctggagaagaaaaggctgcgGGGAGACGTTATGGCAGCTTTGCAGTATTTGAAGAggggcccaggaaagctggggagggactttttacaagggcatggagcgacaggacgagggagaagggtttgacactggaagaggggagatggagatgagatgtggggaagaacttctttgctgtgagggtggtgagagcctggcccagcttgccccgagaagctgtggctgccccatccctggaggggttcaagggcaggttggaggggacttggagcaacctggtgtggtgggaggtgtccctgcccagggcagggggtggcactgggtggtctttaaggtcccttcccacccaaactgttctatgatcctatgataaTTTCCTTAGACACCAAGGTAGGCTGGAATGAACGGTCCTCTGGTGGTGCCTCTCCAAAATGACAGAAGGGGCAGCCTGGACTGGTAGCTCAGACTTGACAATTTCATTTTAGGTGGTCAGCGCCAGGGAATAAACTCCAACAGAACTAACTCCTGAAGACAGAAAGCTATTTAGGTTGGAATTCCAtcttttcttagaaaattttCCTCTTGAAGGACCTGTAGGCTCGGGAGAAGGAAGACCTggacactgaggagctgtgaAAATATCATCACTATTAGAGCTGGGTTTATGGATTTACCATTTGGGCATGTTTTTAGGTTATGCTATTAAGACAAAGCATCGTTTGCTTTACAGAATCACCCTCTCCCTGTCAGAGCAGATTCAAGTGAGCGTGGAGAGGGCAAAAGTGACACCCATCCAGGCTGGAAAACAGAAGCATCTTCTTTTTACCTTCAAGATACAGGTAAATGCCCAGTTTCAAAACTGAAGGAGCTTGTGTTTGTGATTATACCCTAGCATAATATTTAGATTTTCTTACTTGCTGTGAAATGGATGAGAAGAGTTTGTCAGGCTGTTTGAATTTTCTGTCAGATCAGATCGAACTATAATGAAAGGCTTGTTGTATATGCTTGGTTTGCTAACAGAAACATTCaatttttttatctatttctttCCACCTCTTTATCTCAGCAGTTTCTTTTCAGATATGGAGGAAACGCACAGTTCATCAATACTGAGTTACTTTATCTACATTTTCACCAAAGCCCTTTTCCTTTAGCTGTTACAGTTTGATTTTGCTAATGACTTCCATATGTGAAAACATACGTGAAAATACATGACAAACAGCCTTTTCTCGCATTTCAATCTGCCTGGCTTCTGCTATACCATGCTGTATTTGACCTTTGAGGCTCTCAGATATAGCCTGTGGAACAATACCATCTAGTGACAAAATGGTAAATAGCATTCCTGAGATCCCCAGGCAGTGGAATAAAGAGGCTTGTCTGCCTGGGAAGTCACCTTTTCAGGTCTTTCTCCTACAGATTCTCTGATGACTAATAAGAGGTGAGCTCATACTGCCACCTTTTCCACTCTGGGGATATTAACAGGCTCTTCCTCCTCAAACCAGTTGCCTGGTTTCATGAAACTGAGGTGCTTTGGGACACCCCCCCATAAAATTTTATTGAAACTGTCTAATAAGGTCAATAGTTATTAGCCAAGGGACAGCCCCTCCTTCCCCATACACACCTGAATAGAGCATATGCAGctaaaagctttgttttcttaggaaaccaagttaaaacagaatttaagtaTTGATAGTAGATGTGTTGCATGTTCAGGTGACACTTTATTCTGAAATCCCTGTTTCCAGGAATAAACTGCCAGAGTTGGCACTGCCAAAGTTTACACAATTTCAGATCAGGCATGGGATTTTTCTACAGTGTCTCAGTCAggcttctgaatattttttttttctattaaattcaGGGTTTTAACTTCAGAGCTAGTTTTGATATGATGTTTGGATTGTAGGTGGAGAGAAGATGACAGGGATAAAGGAGACGGGCAGGATGCCTTGCTCAAGGACATCTCAGAAGGTGAGGAAATTTCAGTGGCTCTAAGATACGCCAGGGAAGGTGGAAATCATTGCCACGGAACATTATCTCATCCAGGATGGCACAAGATTTAACCAACATTAGTGGATTTATCGTGAGGTATCAAAATACATAGAGGCTACAAGGTCTTAGGGCATAGGGATGTAAGCGTGAAGGAAGAAACTTTCCATGGTCAGCTTATTTCATATGTGAGTTTTGTACTGTTCTCTGGATTTGGCACTAGTGAATTACACGTGCGGACTAAACCTATCAGTGCCCCAACCAGGCTGCTTTGCCTGCGTGTGTTTTTGAATTAAGGTTCTGAAATCACCGCCCTGTGTTAGTTTGAAGGATGTGTTTGTCTGTTGCCTGACATGgtcttcccctctcctttcttccttccagacTATCCTTACATGTGAGTCACAGGTACTTACTGAATCCTCTCCCTTTTTGGCCACCTCTCTAGGATGGGAAGAATCATCCCctggaggtgctgatctcttttgCAGTGGTTGTTGGGGCAACCTAAAGAACTAGGGTAGACCAGACATGTAATTTTAGATAAGTAAAGTTATGTGAAATTAATTCCATCCTGAAGGCTGCCCAGGCCAAACCCTGAGTCAGAATCAGAACTCGAGTTCATGGGCTTGTGCAGAGGTTTTGTCAGTGACAGGGCAAATCTCT
The Numenius arquata chromosome 16, bNumArq3.hap1.1, whole genome shotgun sequence DNA segment above includes these coding regions:
- the HORMAD2 gene encoding HORMA domain-containing protein 2, whose protein sequence is MATQQLLQTRQKNKSSMESVLFPNRIATEQQSVVLVKRLLAISVSCITYVRGLFPESSYGTRYLDDLCLKMLREDKSCLGSLQIVKWIQGCFDALERQYLHIAVLAIYTNPKEPETVTELYQFKFKYKKEVPQMDIISNQMNFVNGVCSKEDIKEASRLLIRKLYLLMQNLGPLPNDITLTMKLLYYNDVTPKDYQPPGFKEDGSHGDLFFDGEPVNLRVGSVSTGFHVMKVRVTTEKKRMGTVESNLIQKNGPTEISHQGLDCDEEEEEGGTKNHPLPVRADSSERGEGKSDTHPGWKTEASSFYLQDTGGEKMTGIKETGRMPCSRTSQKISCLNLAFSQEEVIGPKKKRKVSEPEKLLLEGRK